The DNA region CACAATAATTGTCATTGAATTATTCCCAATGGCAGTACCAACAGCACGAACTGCTCGGGGATGACCAATTTTTTGGGCAATATCTGAATAACAAGTTGTCTTCCCATAAGGAATTTTTGCAACTTCACGTCAAACTTTTTGTTGAAACAATGTTCCAATAAAATCAAACGGTAATGTGAAGGTTGTTCGTTTCCCTGCTAAGTATTCTGTTAATTGGGTAACTACTTCTGCTGTTTTTTGGTCTTGATCAGCAACTAAAACAATATTTAATCCCTTTTTCTTTTGCCAATATTCTAACTCACTAAAACCTTTATTATTAGAACCAATAAAAGTAACCCCTTGGTCAGAAACAGCAATATATAAATCTCAATTATTAAATTTTAAATTAGTATAGTATCATTTTATTATTTTTTGTGTAGCCATGTGGATATTCCCTTTCTTGTCATAACTTCTGCATACTAAAATAATTTTTTGTCCTTTAAGTTAATAAAATTATACTATTAATTTTAGTAAAAACAATTTGCAACTAACAAATTTTTAAACCTCATTTTCTTCTTGCTGATGATTGGCAAGTAACTTCTCATAACCATCATTAATTTTTCGCATTACTTCTTCACTATCAAAACTTTTATTTAAATCAGGATGATATTTTTTTGCTAACTGGCGATATGCTCGTTTAATATCATTAATTGAAGCTGATGAACTTAACCCAAACAATTGATATAATTCTTCTAATTCTGAAGCAGTTGCAGATGATTGTCCAAAGTTTTCTCATGTTTGTGAATCAAAAAAGGTATTAAAATCAGTTTCTAATTTTTGAATAAACTCTTGATAAATTTTATTTACCAAAGTAAGATGCTCATTTAAAACAGCAGAAAAAACTGCTTCTAGTTCAGTAAAAATTTGCCGATCTTTCCATCGCAAATAAAATTTAATTTGTTGTAAAATTGAAAAACTATCTGGAATCAATTGGGTTGCTAACATTTCTCTAGTTAATAACACATATGGTTTTAAAAAACATTCAACAAAAGTTTTATCTCATGTTTCTTGATCATATAATGCAACAAATACTGTTGCTAAGGGTTCAATATTGTTACTAATAACTTCTGTTAATAAATTATTTAATTCTTCATTAATTGTTGTGAAATATTCAACAAAAATATCATTTGCAATTGGATCTGTTGTTTTATTTAAATAATGAATTAATTCTCAATAATCAGACATGAATAATCCTAAGTTAAAATCAATTTGGTAGTTTGGAATTGAAGTATCAACATAACGTGGCAGTGGTAACAAATATTTTGCAATTAATGCATCTTCACTAATAATAGTCATCATAAGCTCATAACTTTTATCAGCCTGGTCTTTGCCATTTATAGTATGCTCTTCATTTTTAAGATGATATTTTGCTTTCCGAAACCAAAACCGAACCAAAGCTCCTACTAAAGAAAAACCAACAAGTATCAAAACTATAATTACTCAAGTCATTGTGATATATACTCCTTTTTATAACAATTTTACTATCGCCAATTTACTAATCAATATTACTTATTGTTCTTTTTTCATCACTGCATCAATTTCAATCTTAACAGCTAAACTAACATTACCAAATGGTATAATTACTGTTTGCAAAACAGTATCAATGTGTTTTAGTTTGAATTTTGTTTTTAATAATTCAAAATCAACTTCATCTAAATCCTTTACCGTTACGCGTAAACGAGTCAAAGTTGCTTTAACCATAACAATGTTATTAACTGTTCCTAAAATTGTAATTAAATCATTAACAGAAAAAGAAATTTTTTGCTTTGGAATTAAAGCTTTTTGAAAATTAAAAATTTTTTTTCGAAAAACCATCATTAAAATAAATAATAACATTAAAATCATAGCTACCACAATAATAATGATATATTCTGCCCGCATTTCTAATCATCCCTTCTGTTGTTATTACAATGCGCAAATAAAATTTTCATTTTAGCAATCATACTTAAATTATTTTCTTCATCATAAAATAAATTTAATGTTTTTTGACTAATCTTTAACTCTATTTGTGGGCTTAAAATCTCTGATTCATAAGTATCAATGACTAAACTTTTTCCTGCTAATGCCCCGGTTAAACGAACAACTTGTTCTTGGTCCAAAATGATAGAAGCATTAATTGTTGAAAATGTTGAATTAGCAACTGGGGCAATTTCTTTTAATTGTCATAACGTTGTCATATTTGCCGCAATAATTGACCCGTTAATTGCTCGCATATAACCCGTTGACCCCGTTTTTGTTGCAAATACTAAGCCACTCCCACGAAAATGTTCTAATAAATCATCATTTACATAAATATCAGTTCGAATTGTTTTAACATGGTCAACAACTTTTGCTTCGTTTAAAGCATAGCGAATAATATTATTGTTATATTTAATTTCTAATAAGGGCATTTGACGAATCCGCGCTGTATCCTTAATAATTGCATCAATTGCTCGTGAATATGTTTTTTCATCATAGTTAGCATAAAAACCTAATGACCCCGACTTAATAACAATAAAATAAACTTCATCAATAATATCTTGAAACTCATTAACCGCACGTAACAAAGTACCATCACCGCCAATCACAAAAACATATTCTGGATTGATAATATCTTCTTCCAAACCGTAATTTTGTAATGTTTTTGTAATTTTACTAACCAACTTGGCTGATTCTTGATAGTCATTTGCAATAATTGCATATTTAAACATTGTTATCATCCACCTTTTCTTAGCAATTTAGTTATATTATACCTTTATTTTAAATTGTAAGCCTTATTAATTAAAAAATAGTCAACAAACTTGACTATTTTAACGAGAAAGAGTTAGTAATTCAACATCGGTAAACCGCAATAAGTTAGTTTGATTTAAATGTTGATGAATTTTATTATCTGGTCAAAAAATATAGGTAAAGGTAAAGCCAATATAAGTTAACCCTTCTTTTGTTCGAAACTTATTACATGAACCACGAGAAACGGCTATTAATTCCTTTGTTTTTACATCGTATAAAAAACTTTGTGGAATATAAAATAACACGACATGGGTGAGCGAAACCATCACAATTCCCAAGATAAACATTGGCAATCAGGCAAATGGTCACATGTATTTTGCCCCAATAAAGTTTGTATTTCATCCACCAACGTTAAAACCACCATTATTTCATGGTTCACCACTACTTGGTCCAACAAATAACTGATTAGTTTTAAAAATCCAATCTCAAATTACCGCTATAATTGAAAATAATGTTAATCATAATAATTGTCATTTAAATAATAAACCACTATAAGGACGACCGACCAAACCATATTTATAAACATATAAATAAGCAAAAATGATTAAAGTATGTAAGATAAAGTAATTATAATAAAAGAAATTATCTAAACTTCAATAACCATTAACGGGCGTAATAATTGCTAAGATTGGTAAAATAATTGCTGATGGCGCTACAACTTCAAAAAATTTTCGACTAGGAAAAATTAAAATAAAGCCAGATAATAATTGGTGCATACTACATAAATGCAATGGCATTACTTCACTTAAACCACGAATTTGTGACGGACCAACCGGACCTCAAATTCACTCCGTTTTTAAAACAAGCGCTAAATATGATGCTCAAATTGCATAAGTTAAAAAATAAGTTGCAATTTGATAAGTTCCAATTGAAATTCGAAATCATTTTCAATTGACAGTTTTAGCATAATATTTTTTACAAAAAAACAATGACCCAATAAGTAAGATAAAAATAGCAATTCCAACTAATTGAAAAATATAACTGTGCCCTTTAAAAAATCATTGGTCAGTTCAATCTGCTCCTGGCACATATGAACCTGCTGGATCAAAAAATCCTCAAGGTCCATCACTAGAACGAACAAATTTCATTTTTTCTTTCTCCTTTGTTTAAAATGATAAATTATTAAATTTGTGATATTATTTTACAACAAAATTAACAATTTTATTTTTAATAACAATTTCCTTTATAATTTGATGATTAGCTAAAAAGGTCTCAACATTAGAATTTGCCTTTGCTAAAGTTAACAAGTCTTGCTCGGAAGTATCAATTGCCACTTCTAATTTAGCACGTAATTTCCCATTAACTTGAACCGCAATTACAACTTCCTTTTTTTGTAAGTATTTTTCTTCATAACTTGGTCAAGTCAATAATGCAATTGATGATTCTTGTTGTAAATTAACTCAAATTTCTTCTGCTAAATGTGGTGCAAAAAGACTTAACATTTTAGTAAACCCTTCAAAATATGGTTGGTAAATAGGCGCATCATCTTTATAACAAGCATTAATGAAAACCATCAATTGTGAAATAGCGGTATTAAAACTCAATTTTTCAATCATCTCGGTTCCTTTTTTAACCATATTATGATAAACAAAATCTAATTGGTGATTATTAACTTGCGTAAAATTATGATTTTTAACAAGACGATAAACACGATCTAATCATTTTCGCGCTGAATCTAAACCACTAGGATTTCATGGTAATGATGCTTCAATTGGACCCATAAACATTTCATATAACCGTAAAGTATCAGCGCCATGCGATTTAATAATATCATCAGGATTAATAACATTCCCTTTTGATTTACTCATTTTTGTTCCATCAGGGCCTAAAATCATTCCTTGGTTAACTAATTTATAAAATGGTTCGGAAGTTGGTACTAACTTTTGATCATATAAAAATTTATGTCAGAAACGTGAATATAATAAATGTAAAACAGCATGTTCTTGCCCACCGACATATAAATCAACTGGTAATCATTTTTTTAGTAATTTTTGTGCTTCTGAACTTCGTAAATCTAACATTTCATTATTTTCCATTAAAATGTAGCCTAAGTAATATCAACAACTGCCAGCTCATTGCGGCATCGTATTAGTTTCACGGCGGCCTTTTCTACCAGTGCTATCAACAATCGTTAATCAATCGGTTGCATTAGCTAAGGGTGACTCTCCCGTTTGGGAAGGTTTAATATTTGTCATTTTTGGTAATTCTAATGGTAATTCTTTTTCATCAACTAAACTAATGGCCCCATCTTCTCAATGAATAACGGGAAATGGTTCTCCTCAATAACGTTGTCGAGAAAATAATCAATCACGAAGTTTATAAGTTGTTTTTGCTGTTGCATGCCCTGCTGAGGTTAAAACAGTAATTGCTTTTGTGATTGCTTCACTAGTTGTTAAACCATTTAAAAAGTCAGAATTAATGTGTTTTCCATCTTTATTATGCAACTGTTGATGGTGTTCACCTTCAATAACATAACTAATTGGTAATTGATATTTTAAAGCAAACAAATAGTCACGCTCATCATGACCAGGAACAGCCATTACGGCCCCCGTAGCATAAAATGGCAAGACATAATCAGCAATCCAAATTGGCACAACTTTTTTGTTAACAGGATTAATTGCATAACTACCAATAAACATTCCTGTTTTTTCTTTACTATTATCTTGGCGATCTAAATCACTTTTTGCTTTTGTAGTAACTAAAAATTCTGTTACTTTTCCTTTATATTCTGGTGTTGCTAATTTTGTTACTAACGGATGCTCTGGTGCTAAAACTAAGTATTCAACACCAAAAATAGTATCCGCTCGAGTTGTAAAGACTTCAATAATTTCGGAACTATCTTGAACCGCAAATTTAATTTCAGCACCAACTGATTTTCCAATTCAATTACGTTGCAATTCTTTGACTGATTCTGGTCAATCAACTTCATCTAGTCCTTCTAACAATTTTTCAGCATACGCAGTAATTTTTAAAACTCACTGACGCATTGGTTTCTTATAAACTGGATAATGCCCTCGTTCTGACACCATTTTGCCATTAATATTTAAAATCTCTTCATTTGCTAAAACAGTTCCTAATTCAGGACACCAATTAACATCAACATCACGCATTTCAGCTAAACCATTTTGATATAATAATTCAAAAATTAATTGTGTTGTTTTAAAAAACCCTGGCGAAGAAGTATTAACTTCTTTATTATAATCATAACTAAATCCAAGCGCTTTTAATTGATTACGAAAATTAGCAATATTTTGTAATGTAAATTCAGCAGGATCATTTCCTGTTTGTAAAGCATATTGTTCTGCTGGCAATCCAAAAGCATCTCAACCAATTGGATGTAAGACATCATATCCTTGTAATTTTCGCATACGACTAACAACATCGGTTGCGACATAGCCTTTTGGATGCCCAACATGTAAACCTGCTCCCGAAGGATACGGAAACATATCTAAAATATAAGCTTTTTTATCATAATTATTTGTTGTTTTAAAAGTTTGATGTTTTTCTCAATATTGCTGTCATTTTTGCTCAATTGCTTTATGCGAAAATTCCATTGTTATTATCCTTCCTTAATTTTATCTTTTTTTATTATAACATTGTTCCTACGGTTTGTTAGTAGTTTAAACACTATTAATTTAATTTTATTCACGTATAATAAAATTATTACCAGAACAAGAAAGTGGAGGAAAAACAATGAGTGTACAACAAGCAGCTCAATTTCGAAAAGCCATTAAAATTTATGATAAAACAAAAACGGTTAGCAAAGCTGATTTAAAAACAATTTTAACAACAGGCGCGCTAGCACCTAGTTCAAATGGATTAGAACCAGTTAAAGTTATTATTATTAAAGATCAAAAGTTAAAAGAACAAGCAGCACTAAATTGCTTTATGACAGGAAATCAGCAAAAAGTAAAAGATGCTCCAGTTTTGGCATTATTATTAGGAGCAAACGAAGATTATTTAACTTCAGAACAATTTCTAACAAAACGTTTAGGACGAATTTTTGAAGGAGAAGCATTAAAAAGTAATGTAAAGGGAATGAGCAATTATTTAAAAACTTATCCAAGTCCCGATATGTTTTCTGATGAACAAACACATATTGTTGCTAGTTTTATGGCATTACAAGCGGCAGATTTAAAAATTGGTTCAAGTATTATGGGCGGTGTTACTCCAACCCAAGCTATTCCATTTTTTAAAGAACACAACATTGTTGACTCCACAAAATGACATTTAGCATTAGGAATGCTTTTTGGCTATTATGATGATAACAAAACAGGCACAAGTTTTCCCCGTTTACGAATTCCAGAAGATGAATTTGTTACTATTTTTTAAAAGCTGGCGCACATATAGCAATTAATCAGAAAGCAATAATATAACCATGAAAACATCACTTAAAACATTTTGAATTATTAGTTTGAGCTGTAATGTTATTTTTCTATTAGCACAAATTGCAACAACAATTCCGTTGGTATTATATAAAAATGCCTTACACTTAAGTAATAGCGATTTATCACAAATTTTCTTTGGAATTTTAATCATTATTATTTTAACAATGTTTATTAGTAACTGAATTATAGTTCGAAATCCATTGCGAAAACTAAACAAAACGAAGGAATTAAATCCTGAACAAGCTGATTTAGGATTTAATATTATAACCAAATATTCACATTTGCAAACCGAATATGACGGGTATGTTTGATATTTAAAGAAAAAAGGATTTATTCTACTAACAACCCTTGGAATTAACTTTAGTTATGCTTTAATTACAGCTGTTATTTTTTCTATTTTAGGGTAAATAAAAAAAAGAAAATAATATTATTTTCTTTTTTTATTTTGAAGCTTTTGCTTCCAAGTTATCTTTTTCTTTTACTTTTTTTGCAGCTTCTTTTCGTGCTAAGGCTTTCGCTGTTTTTTTCTCCGCAATTAAACGACGACGCTTTTTCATTGCCATTGCCATTTTATATTCACCTTCTTCTTTTAGGTTGTTATTAAATCTTTTTAACAACTAATTTTAACTTAACAATTCTTGTTCAATTTCATTACGGGTTACAAATCCAGTTTTTCGCTTTAATTCATTTCCATTTTGAAATGTAATTAATGTTGGTATTGATAAAATTCCATAATTTTGGGCAAGATCTTGCAATTCATCAACATTAATTTTAACAAAATTAACATCACCACGGTCTTTTGCTAATTCACTAATTACCGGTGCAATCATTTTACATGGTCCACATCAATCAGCATAAAAATCAACTAATGTTAATTTATTTTCAGCAATTACTTTTTCAAACTCATCAACAGTTTTTAATTCATTTACAGCCATTTTTTCTCTCCTTTACTGAACTCTCTTGCTTTTTTTATCATATCACAAAAGTTCTATTTTTTTAAGAAAAACTGCTGTAAATATTTTGCCGGTCCATCCTCCCGATTTGATAAAGTTACTTCATTAGCCATCGCCTTTAATTCATCAATTGCATTACCAACGGCAATTCCAACGCCAGCTTGTCGAATTAATTCAAGATCATTGTAAGAATCACCAAACGAATAAGTTTGACTAATATCAATTCCAATATGATGCGATAAAAACTGTAATGCACTTCCCTTTGAAATTCCTTTACAAGAAATTTCAAAAACACGATTATTATACTGTGTAATATCTAATTGTGGTAATAATTGCCGTAACTCTTGCATCAATATTTCAGCATCATTATCATTTAATGACTGATGAGCAATAACACTCGCATGCGTAATATCTTCAATAATTTCTTCTGGTTTAGTAATAACCTTATATTTAGTTCGCATTATTTTTGATCAATAATAAGAATTTTCACCATATTCATAAACATACGTACTATTATTACTAAAAAAATGCACTTTATATTTTTGATACGTAAATTTAAAAATAGTATTAATTTCAGCAGTTGTAAAAATCATCATTCATAAAAAACTATTTGTTTTAAATGAATAGGCGCTTGCCCCATTGTTTGATAAAACATAGCCATTATATTTATGAACCTTTAGTTTACGAGCTTGACGAATGGCATCATTTGCTAATCGACCTGTTGTCACCACAAACGGAATTCCTTTTTTTTGCACTGAATTAACGGTTTTCTTTGTTAACTTACTAAAACGGTGATTATCTTTTAATAAGGTTCCATCTAAATCTGAAAAAACAGCTTTTTTCATTTGTATCCTTCTTTCTAACCAAAGTTGTATGATCAATTATTTAAGATATGTATCAGACACTATTTTATAGTTTTATTAATTATAGTAGAAAAATAATAAAATTAAACAAATTTTTGCAAAATAAAAAACACTTATAAAGTGTTGTTTTGTTTCTCTTTATGGTCCGGGTGAAGGGACTTGAACCCCCACGAGTTACCCCGCCAGATCCTAAGTCTGGTGCGTCTGCCAGTTCCGCCACACCCGGGTATTTGATTTTTAAAATTGGTCTCCTGTAAAGGACTTGAACCTTTGACCCACTGGTTAAAAGCCAGATGCTCTACCAACTGAGCTAACAGGAGACAGCCAATGGTGCTGGCTAGAAGAATTGAACTCCCAACCTACTGATTACAAGTCAGTTGCTCTACCAGTTGAGCTAAGCCAGCCTATCATTAAAAATGGTCCGGTGTAACGGACTTGAACCGCTGACCACCTGCTTGTAAGGCAGGCGCTCTCCCAACTGAGCTAACACCGGAAAATGGTGACCTGTACGGGGTTTGAACCCGTGAATGCATGCGTGAAAGGCATGTGTGTTAACCGCTTCACCAACAGGCCGATAAATATTTGTAAAAATTGTCAAAAAAAATAATGGCGCCTAGTGCAGGACTCGAACCTGCGACCGATCGGTTAACAGCCGAGTGCTCTACCGACTGAGCTAACTAGGCATGGCATATTTTTTAGCCTTATTCATTATATACTAAATATTAAAAAACAAGCAACTATTTTTAGCCATTTTTTTAATTTTATAAAATTTTTAGGCAAATCACATTAATAATAAAACAACAAATACAATAAATTTACAATGTAAAAAATTAAACAAATTATTGAAACTTCAGTTTATTTTGCAACATCAAGTTCCCTATGAAAAAAAACAAAAACAAATATAACTAAAAAATAATTGTTCACAATGGTATTTAATTATAATGAAATATTTTTAATAAGAAATACTTTAAAATAAGATTAGAATAATATATTAAATAAACATTTTTTACTTTAAATTAGTATCTTTTAATTTTAATGGTTTAAATAGTATTTCAACTAATTCTTCTATTCTTGTTTTCTTTCTTGCTCCAAAAACATTTTTAATTATTTGATTAAAAAGCAATTCATAATTTGAATCAGTTTTTAAAAAATTTGAAGAGGGCTTATTACTTAATTCAATAATTCTAGCCGCTTCCTCAGCTATTTCATCAAATAATTCTTTTACAAGTTCATCTTTTTCATTATTATGTTTTATAAAGGATGATAATTGTAATTTTGTTTCATAGTGTCTATAAATTTCTATATCATTTTCTATATGCTTTGATTTTAATGTTAAATAATAAATCGTTGCGCCAATTATTGCAAAAATAGCATGTTTCCCATTTTTCACAAATTCAAATTCATTATTATCTTTGGTAATAATTTTCCCAATATTTTTATAAGTATTTTTTAAAGAATGCAAAAAAAGTTCAAACATTTCATTTATATACATTAAATTTAAAAAGAAATTATATCCATCATCCTTTGCAATATTCATTCTTTGAAAAACAAAATCTGCATTAGCTTTTATTTCAATTATTTTTTTAAATCCACTTCGTGCAGTTCCGGGCTGCTGTTTTACAAATGAATAATACATTTTCATTAATTCTTCTGTTTGAATTGCTTTTTTATTTTTAATTTTTATATCTTTTTTTAATCTGTCAGATCTTTTATAAATTAATGCATAATTTGAATTTTTATTTTCTAAATGTTTTGCAAATCTTCTTACACCATCATTATTTGCAATTAAATCAACTGGTTTTATTGGTTTTTGATTGTTAGAAGCTTCTGAAATAGCATCTACTAATTTCACATTACTATTATCAATGATTTTTACAAAAACATTTACATCATTCAACGATTTATTTTCTTCGATTTCCCCAATTAATGATGTTGTTTGTGCTCCATTAACTATAAATAACTCTTCAAATGTTAAAAAACCACTATTTTTTGTAACATTTTGCCCTATTATCGTTAAACCGTTATTTAAAATTAAAAATTTCTCAGGACTAAATAATAATGTACTATTAATTTCCTCATCAATTTTTTTATATTTAATATATCCTCTGACATTTTTTTCAAATAATTGTCCTTTACGCTCTTGATTCTTATATATTGTTCTTAATGATTCTCCTTTAATTACTGCCAAAGTAACTTTGCCAAAATCTTTAGTATCAATGGAAATCAGTGAATCTTCATTACATAATTCAAGAAAAACATTTTTTACACCCGGTTTTGCTTGTTTTGAAATTAATATTTTTTCTATCTCTTTTTCATCAATAACTTTTATAATTATATGATGCTCATTGCCAATAATTTTATTTAATTTTTTTTCTAAATTTTGTAATAAATCTTTATATTTAAAATTAGCATCTGCAGAAGTATATAATACAAGTTCAACATTCAAGTTTTCTTCAATATAATTATTTCAATTAGCACCAATATCTTTTATATCTTCATTTTTATCAT from Spiroplasma sp. NBRC 100390 includes:
- a CDS encoding methylated-DNA--[protein]-cysteine S-methyltransferase, which encodes MATQKIIKWYYTNLKFNNWDLYIAVSDQGVTFIGSNNKGFSELEYWQKKKGLNIVLVADQDQKTAEVVTQLTEYLAGKRTTFTLPFDFIGTLFQQKVWREVAKIPYGKTTCYSDIAQKIGHPRAVRAVGTAIGNNSMTIIVPCHRVLGKNNALRGYRGGLEMKASLLQLENIW
- the leuS gene encoding leucine--tRNA ligase; protein product: MEFSHKAIEQKWQQYWEKHQTFKTTNNYDKKAYILDMFPYPSGAGLHVGHPKGYVATDVVSRMRKLQGYDVLHPIGWDAFGLPAEQYALQTGNDPAEFTLQNIANFRNQLKALGFSYDYNKEVNTSSPGFFKTTQLIFELLYQNGLAEMRDVDVNWCPELGTVLANEEILNINGKMVSERGHYPVYKKPMRQWVLKITAYAEKLLEGLDEVDWPESVKELQRNWIGKSVGAEIKFAVQDSSEIIEVFTTRADTIFGVEYLVLAPEHPLVTKLATPEYKGKVTEFLVTTKAKSDLDRQDNSKEKTGMFIGSYAINPVNKKVVPIWIADYVLPFYATGAVMAVPGHDERDYLFALKYQLPISYVIEGEHHQQLHNKDGKHINSDFLNGLTTSEAITKAITVLTSAGHATAKTTYKLRDWLFSRQRYWGEPFPVIHWEDGAISLVDEKELPLELPKMTNIKPSQTGESPLANATDWLTIVDSTGRKGRRETNTMPQWAGSCWYYLGYILMENNEMLDLRSSEAQKLLKKWLPVDLYVGGQEHAVLHLLYSRFWHKFLYDQKLVPTSEPFYKLVNQGMILGPDGTKMSKSKGNVINPDDIIKSHGADTLRLYEMFMGPIEASLPWNPSGLDSARKWLDRVYRLVKNHNFTQVNNHQLDFVYHNMVKKGTEMIEKLSFNTAISQLMVFINACYKDDAPIYQPYFEGFTKMLSLFAPHLAEEIWVNLQQESSIALLTWPSYEEKYLQKKEVVIAVQVNGKLRAKLEVAIDTSEQDLLTLAKANSNVETFLANHQIIKEIVIKNKIVNFVVK
- a CDS encoding NAD(+)/NADH kinase, yielding MFKYAIIANDYQESAKLVSKITKTLQNYGLEEDIINPEYVFVIGGDGTLLRAVNEFQDIIDEVYFIVIKSGSLGFYANYDEKTYSRAIDAIIKDTARIRQMPLLEIKYNNNIIRYALNEAKVVDHVKTIRTDIYVNDDLLEHFRGSGLVFATKTGSTGYMRAINGSIIAANMTTLWQLKEIAPVANSTFSTINASIILDQEQVVRLTGALAGKSLVIDTYESEILSPQIELKISQKTLNLFYDEENNLSMIAKMKILFAHCNNNRRDD
- a CDS encoding J domain-containing protein; this translates as MTWVIIVLILVGFSLVGALVRFWFRKAKYHLKNEEHTINGKDQADKSYELMMTIISEDALIAKYLLPLPRYVDTSIPNYQIDFNLGLFMSDYWELIHYLNKTTDPIANDIFVEYFTTINEELNNLLTEVISNNIEPLATVFVALYDQETWDKTFVECFLKPYVLLTREMLATQLIPDSFSILQQIKFYLRWKDRQIFTELEAVFSAVLNEHLTLVNKIYQEFIQKLETDFNTFFDSQTWENFGQSSATASELEELYQLFGLSSSASINDIKRAYRQLAKKYHPDLNKSFDSEEVMRKINDGYEKLLANHQQEENEV
- a CDS encoding AIPR family protein, coding for MSNFNFYKKYNNNDFISEIERIESNINSRKFNFPNEIRKALEYFLDFEFNDVCEIKSVGPKINYIKQKNMLNDSILNKVSELNNSVKPYSHSGNDYTKVSFELKKDMLNRMFDIISEYKETHVINFNESIYNDTNKEYFSKEYSKQMFFDLLEEKEIADFECFELFCAKYLMDLDDIDSEKRVIGSVKNGGINLFEIDEETQTIKIGHCKYKKEINKLDVQDSFDKIITTIDSFYKDKFYDKNEDIKDIGANWNNYIEENLNVELVLYTSADANFKYKDLLQNLEKKLNKIIGNEHHIIIKVIDEKEIEKILISKQAKPGVKNVFLELCNEDSLISIDTKDFGKVTLAVIKGESLRTIYKNQERKGQLFEKNVRGYIKYKKIDEEINSTLLFSPEKFLILNNGLTIIGQNVTKNSGFLTFEELFIVNGAQTTSLIGEIEENKSLNDVNVFVKIIDNSNVKLVDAISEASNNQKPIKPVDLIANNDGVRRFAKHLENKNSNYALIYKRSDRLKKDIKIKNKKAIQTEELMKMYYSFVKQQPGTARSGFKKIIEIKANADFVFQRMNIAKDDGYNFFLNLMYINEMFELFLHSLKNTYKNIGKIITKDNNEFEFVKNGKHAIFAIIGATIYYLTLKSKHIENDIEIYRHYETKLQLSSFIKHNNEKDELVKELFDEIAEEAARIIELSNKPSSNFLKTDSNYELLFNQIIKNVFGARKKTRIEELVEILFKPLKLKDTNLK
- a CDS encoding Cof-type HAD-IIB family hydrolase; this encodes MKKAVFSDLDGTLLKDNHRFSKLTKKTVNSVQKKGIPFVVTTGRLANDAIRQARKLKVHKYNGYVLSNNGASAYSFKTNSFLWMMIFTTAEINTIFKFTYQKYKVHFFSNNSTYVYEYGENSYYWSKIMRTKYKVITKPEEIIEDITHASVIAHQSLNDNDAEILMQELRQLLPQLDITQYNNRVFEISCKGISKGSALQFLSHHIGIDISQTYSFGDSYNDLELIRQAGVGIAVGNAIDELKAMANEVTLSNREDGPAKYLQQFFLKK
- a CDS encoding TMEM164 family acyltransferase gives rise to the protein MKFVRSSDGPWGFFDPAGSYVPGADWTDQWFFKGHSYIFQLVGIAIFILLIGSLFFCKKYYAKTVNWKWFRISIGTYQIATYFLTYAIWASYLALVLKTEWIWGPVGPSQIRGLSEVMPLHLCSMHQLLSGFILIFPSRKFFEVVAPSAIILPILAIITPVNGYWSLDNFFYYNYFILHTLIIFAYLYVYKYGLVGRPYSGLLFKWQLLWLTLFSIIAVIWDWIFKTNQLFVGPSSGEPWNNGGFNVGGWNTNFIGAKYMWPFAWLPMFILGIVMVSLTHVVLFYIPQSFLYDVKTKELIAVSRGSCNKFRTKEGLTYIGFTFTYIFWPDNKIHQHLNQTNLLRFTDVELLTLSR
- a CDS encoding PTS transporter subunit EIIB; amino-acid sequence: MRAEYIIIIVVAMILMLLFILMMVFRKKIFNFQKALIPKQKISFSVNDLITILGTVNNIVMVKATLTRLRVTVKDLDEVDFELLKTKFKLKHIDTVLQTVIIPFGNVSLAVKIEIDAVMKKEQ
- the trxA gene encoding thioredoxin encodes the protein MAVNELKTVDEFEKVIAENKLTLVDFYADWCGPCKMIAPVISELAKDRGDVNFVKINVDELQDLAQNYGILSIPTLITFQNGNELKRKTGFVTRNEIEQELLS
- a CDS encoding nitroreductase family protein — its product is MSVQQAAQFRKAIKIYDKTKTVSKADLKTILTTGALAPSSNGLEPVKVIIIKDQKLKEQAALNCFMTGNQQKVKDAPVLALLLGANEDYLTSEQFLTKRLGRIFEGEALKSNVKGMSNYLKTYPSPDMFSDEQTHIVASFMALQAADLKIGSSIMGGVTPTQAIPFFKEHNIVDSTKWHLALGMLFGYYDDNKTGTSFPRLRIPEDEFVTIF